One Hippoglossus hippoglossus isolate fHipHip1 chromosome 13, fHipHip1.pri, whole genome shotgun sequence genomic window carries:
- the st3gal4 gene encoding CMP-N-acetylneuraminate-beta-galactosamide-alpha-2,3-sialyltransferase 4 isoform X3: MSQKATKTWCLRLLPVLLFFISFVTYYCSNTILQSYGSTSKPLNSSKTLCSGWLTQKKWESLNFNISRQTQLFLKLEDFFWREHQSQLALPYGVKGSELLLLKVLAVTANYQVPANIEKLECRTCVVVGNGFAIKNSSLGNIINKYDVVIRLNDGPVRGYEEDVGNKTTMRFFYPESASDNPGLHNEPGTLMVLVPFKQQDLRWLKEILYNEKRVRKGFWRPPPQIWLGDISKIRVLDPDFLHQTAERLIQFPLHPKTKQNPVHPTTGILAVFVALNYCDVVHIAGFGYPNTNSQSQPIHYYGYDTMRSMKNSYHDLNYEADALKRLEDSGAVLYLHPHF; encoded by the exons CATGGTGCCTAAGGCTTCTCCCagttctcctcttcttcatctcttttgTCACGTACTACTGTTCCAATACCATACTTCAGAg ctACGGCAGCACCAGCAAGCCTCTGAACAGTAGCAAGACACTGTGTAGCGGCTGGCTAACCCAGAAGAAGTGGGAGAGCCTTAACTTTAA CATTAGCCGACAGACGCAGCTCTTTCTGAAACTGGAGGATTTCTTCTGGCGGGAGCATCAGTCTCAGCTGGCATTACCATATGGCGTTAAGGGCAGTG AGCTGTTGCTGCTGAAAGTTCTTGCTGTAACTGCAAATTATCAGGTGCCAGCAAACATTGAAAA GCTTGAATGCAGAACCTGTGTAGTCGTCGGCAATGGCTTTGCTATTAAAAACAGCTCATTgggaaacatcatcaacaaatACGACGTCGTAATTCG GTTGAATGATGGCCCGGTGAGAGGATATGAGGAGGACGTGGGGAACAAGACCACCATGAGGTTCTTCTATCCCGAGTCAGCCTCCGATAACCCTGGACTGCACAACGAGCCCGGCACACTCATGGTCCTGGTGCCTTTCAAACAGCAAGACCTGCGATGGCTCAAAGAAATCCTCTATAATGAGAAGAGG GTCAGGAAAGGGTTTTGGAGGCCCCCTCCCCAAATCTGGTTGGGCGACATCAGTAAAATCAGAGTGCTGGACCCCGACTTTCTGCACCAGACTGCAGAGAGACTGATTCAGTTCCCCCTGCACCCCAAGACTAAGCAG AACCCGGTGCATCCGACCACGGGCATCCTCGCCGTGTTTGTCGCCCTCAACTACTGTGATGTGGTCCACATTGCTGGGTTTGGATACCCTAACACAAATAGCCAAAGTCAGCCCATCCACTACTACGGATACGACACCATGAGGTCTATGAAG AATTCTTACCACGACCTCAATTACGAAGCTGACGCCTTAAAACGACTGGAGGATTCAGGAGCTGTTTTATAcctgcacc CACATTTCTGA
- the st3gal4 gene encoding CMP-N-acetylneuraminate-beta-galactosamide-alpha-2,3-sialyltransferase 4 isoform X1, with protein sequence MSQKATKTWCLRLLPVLLFFISFVTYYCSNTILQSYGSTSKPLNSSKTLCSGWLTQKKWESLNFNISRQTQLFLKLEDFFWREHQSQLALPYGVKGSELLLLKVLAVTANYQVPANIEKLECRTCVVVGNGFAIKNSSLGNIINKYDVVIRLNDGPVRGYEEDVGNKTTMRFFYPESASDNPGLHNEPGTLMVLVPFKQQDLRWLKEILYNEKRVRKGFWRPPPQIWLGDISKIRVLDPDFLHQTAERLIQFPLHPKTKQNPVHPTTGILAVFVALNYCDVVHIAGFGYPNTNSQSQPIHYYGYDTMRSMKNSYHDLNYEADALKRLEDSGAVLYLHPHTV encoded by the exons CATGGTGCCTAAGGCTTCTCCCagttctcctcttcttcatctcttttgTCACGTACTACTGTTCCAATACCATACTTCAGAg ctACGGCAGCACCAGCAAGCCTCTGAACAGTAGCAAGACACTGTGTAGCGGCTGGCTAACCCAGAAGAAGTGGGAGAGCCTTAACTTTAA CATTAGCCGACAGACGCAGCTCTTTCTGAAACTGGAGGATTTCTTCTGGCGGGAGCATCAGTCTCAGCTGGCATTACCATATGGCGTTAAGGGCAGTG AGCTGTTGCTGCTGAAAGTTCTTGCTGTAACTGCAAATTATCAGGTGCCAGCAAACATTGAAAA GCTTGAATGCAGAACCTGTGTAGTCGTCGGCAATGGCTTTGCTATTAAAAACAGCTCATTgggaaacatcatcaacaaatACGACGTCGTAATTCG GTTGAATGATGGCCCGGTGAGAGGATATGAGGAGGACGTGGGGAACAAGACCACCATGAGGTTCTTCTATCCCGAGTCAGCCTCCGATAACCCTGGACTGCACAACGAGCCCGGCACACTCATGGTCCTGGTGCCTTTCAAACAGCAAGACCTGCGATGGCTCAAAGAAATCCTCTATAATGAGAAGAGG GTCAGGAAAGGGTTTTGGAGGCCCCCTCCCCAAATCTGGTTGGGCGACATCAGTAAAATCAGAGTGCTGGACCCCGACTTTCTGCACCAGACTGCAGAGAGACTGATTCAGTTCCCCCTGCACCCCAAGACTAAGCAG AACCCGGTGCATCCGACCACGGGCATCCTCGCCGTGTTTGTCGCCCTCAACTACTGTGATGTGGTCCACATTGCTGGGTTTGGATACCCTAACACAAATAGCCAAAGTCAGCCCATCCACTACTACGGATACGACACCATGAGGTCTATGAAG AATTCTTACCACGACCTCAATTACGAAGCTGACGCCTTAAAACGACTGGAGGATTCAGGAGCTGTTTTATAcctgcacccacacacagtttga
- the st3gal4 gene encoding CMP-N-acetylneuraminate-beta-galactosamide-alpha-2,3-sialyltransferase 4 isoform X2 has product MSQKATKTWCLRLLPVLLFFISFVTYYCSNTILQSYGSTSKPLNSSKTLCSGWLTQKKWESLNFNISRQTQLFLKLEDFFWREHQSQLALPYGVKGSELLLLKVLAVTANYQVPANIEKLECRTCVVVGNGFAIKNSSLGNIINKYDVVIRLNDGPVRGYEEDVGNKTTMRFFYPESASDNPGLHNEPGTLMVLVPFKQQDLRWLKEILYNEKRVRKGFWRPPPQIWLGDISKIRVLDPDFLHQTAERLIQFPLHPKTKQNPVHPTTGILAVFVALNYCDVVHIAGFGYPNTNSQSQPIHYYGYDTMRSMKNSYHDLNYEADALKRLEDSGAVLYLHPHL; this is encoded by the exons CATGGTGCCTAAGGCTTCTCCCagttctcctcttcttcatctcttttgTCACGTACTACTGTTCCAATACCATACTTCAGAg ctACGGCAGCACCAGCAAGCCTCTGAACAGTAGCAAGACACTGTGTAGCGGCTGGCTAACCCAGAAGAAGTGGGAGAGCCTTAACTTTAA CATTAGCCGACAGACGCAGCTCTTTCTGAAACTGGAGGATTTCTTCTGGCGGGAGCATCAGTCTCAGCTGGCATTACCATATGGCGTTAAGGGCAGTG AGCTGTTGCTGCTGAAAGTTCTTGCTGTAACTGCAAATTATCAGGTGCCAGCAAACATTGAAAA GCTTGAATGCAGAACCTGTGTAGTCGTCGGCAATGGCTTTGCTATTAAAAACAGCTCATTgggaaacatcatcaacaaatACGACGTCGTAATTCG GTTGAATGATGGCCCGGTGAGAGGATATGAGGAGGACGTGGGGAACAAGACCACCATGAGGTTCTTCTATCCCGAGTCAGCCTCCGATAACCCTGGACTGCACAACGAGCCCGGCACACTCATGGTCCTGGTGCCTTTCAAACAGCAAGACCTGCGATGGCTCAAAGAAATCCTCTATAATGAGAAGAGG GTCAGGAAAGGGTTTTGGAGGCCCCCTCCCCAAATCTGGTTGGGCGACATCAGTAAAATCAGAGTGCTGGACCCCGACTTTCTGCACCAGACTGCAGAGAGACTGATTCAGTTCCCCCTGCACCCCAAGACTAAGCAG AACCCGGTGCATCCGACCACGGGCATCCTCGCCGTGTTTGTCGCCCTCAACTACTGTGATGTGGTCCACATTGCTGGGTTTGGATACCCTAACACAAATAGCCAAAGTCAGCCCATCCACTACTACGGATACGACACCATGAGGTCTATGAAG AATTCTTACCACGACCTCAATTACGAAGCTGACGCCTTAAAACGACTGGAGGATTCAGGAGCTGTTTTATAcctgcacc